Genomic window (Helianthus annuus cultivar XRQ/B chromosome 3, HanXRQr2.0-SUNRISE, whole genome shotgun sequence):
ACAAAGCCATTACCATCACAATGGTTTCTTTTTGTACGATCCAAGCTAAGGGTCGCTCCCCAGCCTTAGCTTGTGAGGGAATGTTAGACAGTATATGTACCATGTTTATAGTTTAGGGATCTAAATGTACTTATGTTTTGTAATATGTATCCCTATGTAATCAAGAGTTTATTACAATCAATATACAAATTTCGATTATTCTGATTACCAAGTTTATCTTATTTGTTCTTAAAACATCATCTTAAACATTCGGCTAAGCATATGTTCTTTTTTACTTTAGTAATCAAATAAATCATGATGTTCGAAATATAAAAACCGACACAATGTTCAAAAGATTTATATGCTTttcaaatatttatttttataaagaaaGCAAAAGTAACTAAAAAGCAACAAGTGACCTATAGCCGCCTCACAACAATGTTCAAAAGATTTATATGCTTttcaaatattattttttataaaagaaagcAAAAGTAAGACCATGCATAGAAGGGTGAATAATGCCCTCACTTTTGGGCGTTTTCTGTTATTTGGTATTCCAGTCAGCAAGGGGTATTATTGGGTTTTTTTCTAAAATAGGTGTAGTGGGGATGCGAGTATCATGTTAAAAAGGGGGTGTAAagaagtaaataaaaaaaaactaaccaaaaAAAGGGATTGGCCAAGAAAAAGAGGGATGCATGTGATTGGCCAACAATTTGTCGTTTTAGTGTGATTCAAAACACGTTGGGGGGCCCTTTTTTTGCGAAATCACAACCAAGGGGGTGGGGCATTGGCGTTTTCGGGCgtgtttgggttttttttttttttttttttttaacacactGGACGTTCTAACTAAAAAGCAACAAGTGACACCTATAGCCGCCTCATAATAATGAGATGTATCAACTCCTAAATTACAAATAAATGTAGTTTGTTTTTATTAGCATATATAGATAAAAGAAAAAACAATTATTCACAGGCTGTCATGAATATTAATATGTgcattttaaataataaaatgagGAATAGAGGACCGAAAATGTGTATAAATTATAGTAGATTATATGCACCAACCTCTTCATAAATGGCTTCTTCCACCTTGGTTCTGGTTTTCATCTGTTTGTGCTTTGTTGTGTCATCATCTGTAGCCACAACATCACCTCGTCCTATTCTCCAAGTCACCAAAGATGCAACAACCCTTCAATATGTCACCCAAGTCTCTCAAAGAACACCTTTCGTCCCTGTCAAACTCACCCTAGATCTTGGCGGCCCATACATGTGGGTTAACTGTGAGCGAGGCTACACCTCCACCACCTACACTCCGGCCCTTTGCGGCTCCGCTCCATGCCGACTACTCAACACCACTTCATGCACCACTGGAACCACATGCAACCCTCCAGTCCCCGACTGCTTCAACAACACTTGCGGCCACGGTCCTGAGAACCCCATCGCTAACACCGGCACTAGCGGCCAGCTGGGTGCGGACGTCTTTAAGATACAGGCTTCCAACGGGAGGAACCTTGTATCCCCACTCACCGTCCCTCGTCTATATTTTATTTGTGGTAACAACTTCGTTAACGATGGTCTTGCTAGCGGGGTTACCGGCATGGCTGGTCTTGGAAGGACAGGAGCCTCACTACCTGCTCAGCTGTCTACATATTTTCGATTCGATCCGAAATTTGCTCTATGCTTGTCAAGATCTAGTGGCGCAGTCTTCTTCGGAGATGGACCTTATACTTTGCTTCCAAATGTTGATGCGTCATCCTCCCTTGCCTACACCCCGCTCATCGTAAACCCTGTTACCGAGAGCGGGTTTTTGGGTGACGCATCGCCCAAGTACTTCATCGGTGTGAAGTCGATAAAAGTTCAGGACAAACGAGTGGGTGGGTTCAATCAGAGTTTGTTGACCATCGATGGTGAAGGTAGGGGTGGGACATCCATCAGCTCCGCTGCTCCTTACACTGTCCTGGAAACAACAATCTACAAAGCTCTAGTGGCAGCTTTTGTGAAAGCAATGCCCAAGAACGTCCAGAAGGTTGCAAATGTTGCGCCCTTTGGAGCATGTTTTAACTCCAACAACATCGGTAGCACCCGTCTGGGTCCCGCGGTACCTTCTATCGACTTTGAACTGCAAAGCAAGAATGTGTGGAGGATCAACGGGGCCAATTCCATGGTTGCGGTGAACAACAACGTTTTGTGCTTGGGATTTGTGGAAGCACGGACAGATTTTGCACCTGTGATTCCAGTGATTATTGGAGGTCATCAAATTGAGGATAATCTTTTGCAGTTTGATCTTTCTAGATCAAGGCTTGGATTCAGCTCGTCCCTTCTTGGACGATCAACCACGTGTGCCAACTTTAACTTTACGTCACTTTAATAAATGTTATGACTTCAATCATGGCACAAACTTGGGTTACCTTGAATAAATAAATATACTATTTATAGTCGTTGTATGAATTCAAgaatatattataattatatgaTGGACCTACAGCTCTGGATAGACATCAATGGTGCCCGAGTTCGGTCGTCActaagactaaagggtatggagaggatgggcttggaggggatgagccgccacgtaggcgccacgtaggaGTGGCTTGGAGAGGATAcacctagggggtgggggatgaaccgctttgtgtatatatatgtatatatgtataggtatatgtgagagaaggaaGGAGGAGAGAGGATCGGCGGACCCGGCTGTGGGTCGCCGGGTGTGATGGGCCGAGCcccagggggcggtgtgggggtccggcgccgggcctAGCCGGGCATCAGCCGGCCCCCGTACCTTCCAGTCTAACTAAAACGGGAAAATGAAATAATTTAGAATTTAGAAATATAAAATAATTGAACACTAGCTTCTTGCTAGATTAATAATATAAATCTCTCCTTATgtgtttattttaataaa
Coding sequences:
- the LOC110929965 gene encoding probable aspartic proteinase GIP2, which produces MASSTLVLVFICLCFVVSSSVATTSPRPILQVTKDATTLQYVTQVSQRTPFVPVKLTLDLGGPYMWVNCERGYTSTTYTPALCGSAPCRLLNTTSCTTGTTCNPPVPDCFNNTCGHGPENPIANTGTSGQLGADVFKIQASNGRNLVSPLTVPRLYFICGNNFVNDGLASGVTGMAGLGRTGASLPAQLSTYFRFDPKFALCLSRSSGAVFFGDGPYTLLPNVDASSSLAYTPLIVNPVTESGFLGDASPKYFIGVKSIKVQDKRVGGFNQSLLTIDGEGRGGTSISSAAPYTVLETTIYKALVAAFVKAMPKNVQKVANVAPFGACFNSNNIGSTRLGPAVPSIDFELQSKNVWRINGANSMVAVNNNVLCLGFVEARTDFAPVIPVIIGGHQIEDNLLQFDLSRSRLGFSSSLLGRSTTCANFNFTSL